One segment of Methanolinea mesophila DNA contains the following:
- the sixA gene encoding phosphohistidine phosphatase SixA, with protein MDLILFRHGKAGKRKEYTGDDRLRPLTDEGIQDLVLIAGWLRRQDTEPGLIATSPLARASQTAAILADELQSGSSPETWDELSPGNDPETVLQKIGTVKKNAVVILVGHEPDLSILGAYILTGRTVPFFSLSKGGLAYIEEGVPGRAGTGALRMLMPARLMR; from the coding sequence AGTACACGGGGGACGATCGGCTCCGGCCGCTGACCGATGAAGGGATACAGGATCTCGTGCTCATCGCCGGATGGCTCCGGCGCCAGGACACGGAGCCCGGCCTCATCGCCACCAGCCCCCTCGCCCGGGCATCGCAGACTGCTGCGATACTGGCGGATGAGCTGCAGAGCGGCAGCTCGCCCGAGACCTGGGACGAGCTCTCCCCGGGGAACGACCCGGAAACGGTGCTTCAAAAAATCGGCACGGTCAAAAAAAATGCCGTCGTGATCCTGGTGGGGCACGAGCCCGACCTGTCGATCCTGGGAGCATACATCCTCACCGGGAGAACGGTCCCGTTCTTTTCGCTCTCCAAGGGGGGACTGGCATATATTGAAGAAGGAGTGCCCGGGCGGGCGGGAACAGGGGCCCTCCGCATGCTGATGCCGGCCAGGCTGATGAGGTGA
- a CDS encoding aldehyde dehydrogenase family protein — translation METRKKLTYVDLLADESIHVNYEEALQEVGPELGRSHPMFIGGKEVFGTPEFEVRSPFDTRILVGKFPLGTVMQVNAAIESAKEGFDSWSTRPWTERAGIIRKTADILDGRRFWIAALITMESGKNRYEAIAEISEGIDMLRYYAGVYEKNQGYEREMAPESPAAECRSVMRPHGVWAVISPFNFPIALIAGMAGGTLLTGNTAVLKPTSTAPCSALELYRAFIGAGIPKNAVHYVTGPGKMFGDAVVGNPDIAGIAFTGSRDVGLWLQRSFLERQPWPKPVVSEMGSKNPVIVTAKADLERAVEGVVKAAFGYSGQKCSATSRVYVQEPVAEQFIAALKKKAESLQVGDPKEKETFVGPVIEKKAFDRFLESVAEARHAGAQVLAGGETLDDGIFAHGYYVRPTLVTGLPRDHPLVKRELFLPFLIVDTFSTLEEALRLANDTEYGLTAGIFSKDPGEVAYFFDRIRFGVTYANRSGGATTGAWPGSQPFGGWKASGSTGKGVGGPYYLLSFLREQARTVIRE, via the coding sequence ATGGAGACCAGGAAGAAACTTACCTATGTCGACCTGCTCGCGGACGAGAGCATCCACGTGAACTACGAAGAGGCGCTCCAGGAGGTCGGCCCCGAACTGGGAAGGTCCCACCCGATGTTCATCGGGGGAAAGGAGGTCTTCGGGACGCCGGAGTTCGAGGTCAGGTCCCCGTTCGATACCCGGATCCTGGTGGGAAAGTTCCCCCTGGGAACGGTAATGCAGGTGAACGCCGCGATCGAATCCGCGAAGGAGGGGTTCGATTCGTGGAGCACGAGGCCCTGGACGGAACGGGCGGGGATAATCCGGAAGACCGCGGACATCCTCGACGGGAGGAGGTTTTGGATCGCGGCCCTGATCACCATGGAGTCGGGCAAGAACCGGTACGAGGCGATCGCCGAGATCTCCGAGGGGATCGATATGCTCCGGTACTACGCCGGCGTGTACGAGAAGAACCAGGGCTACGAGCGGGAGATGGCCCCCGAGAGCCCGGCGGCGGAGTGCCGGAGCGTGATGCGCCCCCACGGGGTGTGGGCGGTCATCTCGCCGTTCAATTTCCCCATCGCCCTCATTGCGGGGATGGCGGGAGGAACCCTCCTAACCGGGAACACCGCGGTCCTGAAACCCACGAGCACGGCTCCCTGCTCGGCGCTGGAACTCTACCGGGCCTTCATCGGGGCGGGCATTCCCAAAAACGCGGTCCATTACGTCACCGGCCCGGGGAAGATGTTCGGCGATGCGGTGGTGGGGAACCCGGACATCGCGGGGATCGCGTTCACCGGGTCCCGCGACGTCGGGCTCTGGCTCCAGCGATCCTTTCTCGAACGCCAGCCCTGGCCGAAACCGGTCGTCTCCGAGATGGGGAGCAAGAACCCGGTCATCGTGACCGCGAAGGCGGACCTTGAGAGGGCGGTGGAGGGGGTGGTCAAGGCGGCGTTCGGGTACTCGGGCCAGAAGTGCAGCGCCACCTCCCGGGTGTACGTCCAGGAACCGGTCGCGGAACAGTTCATCGCCGCCCTGAAGAAGAAGGCCGAGTCGCTGCAGGTCGGGGACCCGAAGGAGAAAGAAACCTTCGTCGGCCCGGTGATCGAGAAGAAGGCGTTCGACAGGTTCCTCGAATCGGTCGCCGAGGCGAGACACGCGGGAGCACAGGTGCTCGCCGGGGGGGAAACCCTCGACGACGGGATTTTCGCCCACGGGTACTACGTCCGGCCAACCCTGGTGACCGGCCTCCCCCGGGACCACCCCCTGGTGAAGCGGGAACTCTTCCTGCCGTTCCTTATTGTCGACACGTTCTCCACCCTGGAGGAGGCCCTCCGTCTCGCGAACGATACCGAGTACGGGCTCACCGCGGGGATCTTCTCAAAAGACCCGGGCGAGGTCGCGTATTTCTTCGATCGTATCCGGTTCGGGGTGACCTATGCAAACCGGAGCGGCGGGGCGACGACCGGCGCATGGCCGGGCTCACAGCCGTTCGGCGGCTGGAAGGCGAGCGGTTCGACCGGGAAGGGCGTCGGCGGCCCCTATTATCTTCTCTCGTTCCTCCGGGAGCAGGCGAGGACCGTGATCAGGGAGTAA
- a CDS encoding TIGR03557 family F420-dependent LLM class oxidoreductase encodes MDTKIGYFASIEQYKPMDALEQSVRAEKVGFDSIWVDDHFHPWYHTDAQSGMAWAWMGATLQATKKVFVSTCITCPILRYNPGIVAQTFATLRQMYPKRVGVAVGAGEALNEVPVTGQWPSVAERQDMTVEAIEVMRKLWESKNPVSFKGKYFTLEKAFMYTKPDDEVPLYFSGMGPKGAKLAGMYGDHLMTVAADTNQLKNMTIPKFEEGAKEAGKDPKKMEKAMLIWYSVDPDFEKAVEGNRFWAGCLVPSMFKYRVSDPPEVESHANLVHSDMLKKNYLCATDAEGLIHEIERFRDAGITHFCLGNSSPNVNYGIDIFKEVIPAVKG; translated from the coding sequence ATGGATACAAAAATTGGGTATTTCGCATCGATCGAGCAGTACAAGCCGATGGATGCACTGGAACAGTCCGTCAGGGCGGAAAAAGTAGGGTTTGACTCCATCTGGGTCGACGACCACTTCCACCCGTGGTACCACACCGACGCACAGTCGGGCATGGCATGGGCATGGATGGGTGCAACCCTCCAGGCGACCAAGAAGGTGTTTGTCTCCACCTGTATCACCTGTCCTATCCTCCGGTACAACCCGGGGATCGTCGCGCAGACGTTCGCGACGCTCCGGCAGATGTACCCGAAGAGGGTCGGTGTCGCGGTCGGCGCCGGGGAAGCGCTGAACGAGGTGCCGGTGACCGGGCAGTGGCCGAGCGTCGCCGAGCGCCAGGACATGACGGTCGAGGCGATCGAGGTGATGAGGAAGCTCTGGGAGAGCAAAAACCCGGTGTCGTTCAAGGGGAAGTACTTCACCCTTGAAAAGGCGTTCATGTATACCAAGCCGGACGACGAGGTCCCCCTCTACTTCAGCGGAATGGGGCCGAAGGGCGCAAAACTCGCCGGGATGTACGGGGACCACCTCATGACGGTCGCCGCCGACACGAACCAGCTCAAGAACATGACCATCCCCAAGTTCGAGGAAGGTGCAAAGGAGGCGGGAAAGGACCCGAAGAAGATGGAGAAGGCCATGCTGATCTGGTACTCCGTTGACCCCGACTTCGAAAAAGCCGTGGAAGGCAACCGGTTCTGGGCAGGATGTCTCGTGCCGTCGATGTTCAAGTACCGTGTCAGCGACCCGCCCGAGGTGGAATCGCACGCGAACCTGGTCCACTCAGACATGCTCAAGAAGAACTATCTCTGCGCGACCGACGCCGAAGGGCTTATCCACGAGATCGAGCGGTTCCGGGACGCGGGCATCACCCACTTCTGCCTGGGCAACTCGAGCCCGAACGTGAACTACGGCATCGATATCTTCAAGGAAGTAATTCCTGCCGTCAAAGGATGA
- a CDS encoding PAS domain S-box protein: MSGKEDRYTQIREFLQERYPGAVSISTISRSLNMNRGSVAKYLEVLQSHGHVIMKPFGKAKLYSSARNVPFDDIFDFLSDAIVILDADLHILMVNKSFIDTFNIRSGRNVVGSDLSRINLALFNNPTIWENINRIANSQTFINEMLLIEQGTERIFLTEFVSTVLPSISFTGKPGIMITLRDITLWKKTEEALKNSERKIRTLFEEVPSGIFLFREDGTILNANRAALEILGLTRFTDLEDFKLYDIMCSRDIVQDLMKKGKIAELTLSCNFDRLKTEALASTKKSGIAYFQIVFAPVADKGGTNPREFFILFLDITAKKIAEKQLKERYRGIMSNLPGIIYQFYARDSGEWGVYYVNERSQEIYGVPTEPLSTWFQRYGACIAPEDQERWFDSINDVIRKVAPWEFEGRFLKPTGEEMYIRGISQPVRLKNETVWNGIFLDITARRQAEEALRMNEERFRGITGNLPGIVYQFYVRDSGKWGLYYVDDRSTEVYGLPPDPVDTWIQRYGECIAPEDQERWHESIRDVIERVARWEFEGRFIRPTGEEMYIRVLSQPVRQRNEVVWNGIILDVTDRKRAEEALRRSELKEVRYHSFFENTCNGVLIYEPVGEGEDYIIKDVNRVTAELLRMEKEEIVGKKLFEEFPDLPDPYIPDLLRRVLTTENPEFVTPIKYRDREDFPWISHYVFKLPSGEIASFMIDVTDKVKGASKAKDAKQR, encoded by the coding sequence ATGAGTGGAAAGGAAGACCGCTATACCCAAATCCGGGAATTTCTCCAGGAGCGTTATCCCGGGGCGGTTTCGATCTCCACGATCTCCCGATCCCTGAACATGAACCGCGGTTCCGTGGCGAAATATCTCGAGGTCCTCCAGTCGCACGGCCACGTGATCATGAAGCCGTTCGGGAAGGCAAAACTCTATTCTTCCGCCCGGAACGTCCCCTTCGACGACATCTTCGACTTCCTCTCGGATGCGATCGTCATCCTGGACGCGGATCTCCACATCCTCATGGTGAACAAGAGTTTCATCGATACGTTCAACATCCGCTCCGGGAGAAACGTCGTAGGAAGCGACCTTTCACGGATCAATCTCGCACTCTTCAATAATCCCACTATCTGGGAAAATATCAACCGGATCGCGAATTCGCAGACCTTCATTAACGAGATGCTCCTGATCGAGCAGGGGACCGAGAGGATATTCCTCACCGAGTTCGTCTCCACCGTGCTGCCCTCGATCTCGTTCACCGGAAAACCGGGGATCATGATCACGCTCCGGGACATCACCCTCTGGAAGAAGACCGAAGAAGCGCTGAAGAACAGCGAACGCAAGATCCGCACCCTCTTCGAGGAGGTCCCGAGCGGGATCTTCCTCTTCCGGGAGGACGGGACGATCCTGAACGCGAACCGGGCGGCGCTCGAGATCCTCGGGCTCACCCGGTTCACTGATCTCGAAGACTTCAAGCTCTACGACATCATGTGTTCCCGGGATATCGTCCAGGACCTGATGAAGAAAGGAAAGATCGCCGAACTGACCCTCTCGTGCAACTTCGACCGGTTAAAAACCGAGGCCCTCGCGTCGACAAAAAAATCCGGCATCGCCTATTTCCAGATCGTGTTCGCACCGGTCGCCGATAAAGGGGGAACCAATCCTCGGGAGTTCTTCATCCTCTTCCTCGATATCACGGCGAAGAAGATCGCCGAAAAACAGTTGAAGGAGCGTTACCGGGGGATCATGAGCAACCTCCCCGGGATCATCTACCAGTTCTACGCCCGGGATTCCGGTGAGTGGGGCGTCTACTACGTCAACGAGCGATCGCAGGAGATTTACGGCGTCCCGACCGAGCCGCTGTCGACCTGGTTCCAGCGATACGGGGCGTGTATCGCCCCCGAAGACCAGGAACGCTGGTTCGATTCTATCAATGACGTGATCCGGAAAGTCGCCCCATGGGAGTTCGAGGGCCGGTTCCTCAAACCCACCGGCGAAGAGATGTATATCCGTGGAATCTCGCAGCCCGTGCGCCTGAAGAATGAAACGGTCTGGAACGGGATATTCCTCGACATCACCGCCCGGCGGCAGGCGGAAGAGGCGCTCCGCATGAACGAGGAACGGTTCCGGGGGATCACCGGAAATCTCCCTGGGATCGTGTACCAGTTCTATGTCCGCGACTCGGGCAAGTGGGGCCTGTACTACGTCGACGACCGTTCCACCGAGGTCTATGGCCTTCCCCCCGACCCGGTGGACACCTGGATCCAGCGATACGGGGAGTGTATCGCTCCGGAAGACCAGGAACGCTGGCACGAGTCGATCCGCGACGTGATAGAGCGGGTCGCCCGGTGGGAGTTCGAGGGCCGGTTCATCAGGCCAACCGGGGAAGAGATGTACATACGGGTCCTTTCCCAGCCCGTCCGGCAGAGGAACGAGGTGGTCTGGAACGGGATCATCCTCGACGTCACCGACCGGAAGAGGGCGGAAGAGGCGCTTCGCCGGTCCGAGCTGAAAGAGGTCCGGTACCACTCCTTCTTCGAGAACACCTGCAACGGCGTGCTCATCTACGAGCCGGTGGGGGAGGGCGAGGACTACATCATCAAGGACGTCAACCGGGTGACCGCCGAACTCCTTCGCATGGAGAAGGAAGAGATCGTCGGGAAGAAACTCTTCGAGGAATTTCCCGACCTGCCGGACCCCTACATCCCCGACCTCCTCCGCCGTGTCCTGACCACCGAGAACCCGGAGTTCGTCACCCCGATCAAGTACCGGGACCGGGAGGACTTCCCGTGGATCTCCCACTATGTGTTCAAGCTCCCGTCGGGGGAGATCGCGTCGTTCATGATCGATGTCACCGACAAGGTAAAAGGGGCGTCGAAGGCGAAAGACGCGAAACAGCGCTGA
- a CDS encoding FkbM family methyltransferase, translating to MARGLFSGKDRGDPGGPILREPDGTLFVRRTGGCRLITGVSGYRFDDIQNDDIVLDIGANAGAFCIRAARMSTSVWAVEPVTAGVLRENIRLNGVAVRVIEGALGRGGVREIGWDGVYARVPAYPLRDLVRMAGGCDFLKCDCEGAEWEIEPRDLAGVRRIEMELHLPPIGGPQNPGLLDYIGRHYAFTIDRDPSHVPLGVEGILHARRS from the coding sequence ATGGCGAGGGGGCTGTTTTCGGGGAAGGACCGGGGAGATCCCGGCGGACCGATCCTTCGCGAACCGGACGGGACGCTGTTCGTTCGGCGAACCGGCGGCTGCCGCCTGATTACCGGGGTTTCCGGGTATCGCTTCGACGATATCCAAAACGATGACATCGTCCTCGATATCGGGGCGAACGCGGGTGCGTTCTGCATACGGGCCGCAAGGATGAGCACTTCGGTATGGGCGGTCGAGCCGGTAACCGCAGGGGTGCTTCGGGAGAATATCAGGCTGAACGGAGTCGCGGTCCGGGTCATCGAGGGGGCCCTCGGCAGGGGAGGTGTCCGGGAGATCGGATGGGACGGGGTGTACGCCCGGGTGCCGGCGTATCCTCTCAGGGATCTCGTCAGGATGGCCGGAGGGTGCGATTTCCTGAAATGCGACTGTGAAGGCGCGGAATGGGAGATCGAACCCCGCGACCTTGCCGGCGTCCGCAGGATCGAGATGGAACTCCACCTGCCTCCTATCGGGGGACCGCAGAATCCCGGGCTCCTGGACTATATCGGGCGGCACTACGCATTCACCATCGACCGGGACCCGTCTCACGTACCGCTCGGTGTGGAAGGGATCCTTCACGCCCGCCGCTCCTGA